One genomic window of Opisthocomus hoazin isolate bOpiHoa1 chromosome 16, bOpiHoa1.hap1, whole genome shotgun sequence includes the following:
- the SLC2A1 gene encoding solute carrier family 2, facilitated glucose transporter member 1 gives METGSKMTARLMLAVGGAVLGSLQFGYNTGVINAPQKVIEDFYNRTWLYRYDEPISPATLTTLWSLSVAIFSVGGMIGSFSVGLFVNRFGRRNSMLMSNILAFVSAILMGFSKMAFSFEMLILGRFIIGLYSGLTTGFVPMYVGEVSPTSLRGALGTFHQLGIVVGILIAQVFGLDLIMGNDSLWPLLLGFIFIPALLQCVILPFAPESPRFLLINRNEENKAKSVLKKLRGTTDVSSDLQEMKEESRQMMREKKVTIMELFRSPMYRQPILIAIVLQLSQQLSGINAVFYYSTSIFEKSGVEQPVYATIGSGVVNTAFTVVSLFVVERAGRRTLHLIGLAGMAGCAVLMTIALTLLDQMPWMSYLSIVAIFGFVAFFEIGPGPIPWFIVAELFSQGPRPAAFAVAGLSNWTSNFIVGMGFQYIAQLCGSYVFIIFTVLLVLFFVFTYFKVPETKGRTFDEIASGFRQGGASQSDKTPDEFHSLGADSQV, from the exons ATGGAGACCGGCAGCAAG ATGACAGCTCGTCTGATGCTCGCTGTGGGAGGAGCAGTGCTGGGTTCCTTGCAATTTGGCTACAACACCGGCGTCATCAACGCCCCGCAAAAG GTGATTGAGGACTTCTACAACCGTACCTGGCTGTACCGATACGACGAGCCCATCAGCCCTGCCACCCTCACCACGCTGTGGTCCCTCTCCGTCGCCATCTTCTCCGTCGGAGGGATGATTGGGTCCTTTTCCGTGGGGCTCTTTGTCAATCGCTTCGGCCG gcGCAACTCCATGCTGATGTCCAACATTCTCGCCTTCGTGTCTGCCATCCTCATGGGCTTCTCCAAGATGGCTTTCTCCTTCGAGATGCTCATCCTCGGCCGTTTCATCATTGGCCTCTACTCCGGCCTCACCACCGGTTTTGTCCCCATGTACGTGGGTGAAGTGTCGCCCACCTCTCTGCGGGGTGCGCTGGGGACCTTCCACCAGCTCGGCATCGTCGTGGGCATCCTCATCGCGCAG GTGTTCGGTTTGGACTTGATCATGGGAAACGACTCGCTCTGGCCGCTGCTCCTGGGGTTCATCTtcatccctgccctgctgcagtgcGTCATCCTGCCCTTCGCCCCCGAGAGCCCCCGCTTCCTCCTCATCAACCGCAACGAGGAGAACAAAGCCAAGAGCG TCCTCAAGAAGCTGCGGGGCACGACGGACGTCAGCAGCGACCTCCAGGAGATGAAGGAGGAGAGCCGGCAAATGATGAGGGAGAAGAAGGTCACCATAATGGAGCTCTTCCGTTCCCCCATGTATCGCCAGCCCATCCTCATCGCCATCGTCCTgcagctgtcccagcagctctcgGGGATCAACGCA GTCTTCTACTACTCCACCAGCATTTTTGAGAAGTCGGGTGTGGAGCAGCCTGTCTACGCCACCATCGGCTCCGGCGTGGTGAATACGGCTTTCACAGTCGTTTCG CTCTTCGTGGTGGAGCGAGCCGGGCGCAGGACCCTCCACCTCATCGGCCTGGCGGGGATGGCGGGCTGCGCGGTGCTCATGACCATTGCCCTGACGCTGCTG GACCAAATGCCCTGGATGTCCTACCTCAGCATCGTGGCCATCTTTGGGTTCGTGGCCTTCTTTGAGATCGGCCCAGGCCCCATCCCCTGGTTTATCGTGGCAGAACTGTTCAGCCAAGGCCCTCGTCCCGCTGCCTTTGCTGTTGCCGGGCTCTCCAACTGGACCTCCAACTTCATCGTGGGCATGGGCTTCCAGTACATCGCG CAACTCTGCGGCTCCTACGTCTTCATCATCTTCACGGTGCTGCTAGTCCTTTTCTTCGTCTTCACCTACTTCAAGGTGCCGGAGACGAAGGGCCGGACCTTCGACGAGATCGCCTCGGGGTTCCGTCAGGGGGGAGCCAGCCAGAGCGACAAAACCCCGGACGAGTTCCACAGCCTGGGCGCCGACTCGCAGGTCTAA